A window of Sphingomonas astaxanthinifaciens DSM 22298 genomic DNA:
AAGACCGTCGCCGTCGAGCCGCGGCCCGGGAACAAGGTCGTGATCCGCAAGGGCGCGCTTGGAAGCTATGTGATGAGCATCGACCGGATGCCCGGGATCAAGGTCCGCCGGGTCAACTAGGCCCACGCTTGCGGACCCGCTGCGATGCGGGTTTGATGCAGGCCATGACGGCGGATCGCGGCCTTGCCCTGATCGAAGCGGGCCGCGAGGAGGAAGCGATCCTCCTGCTTCGCGATGCGCTGACGCATGCGCCGGACGACGCGCGCTTGCGGCAGGTGCTCGGGTTGGCGTTGCGCGCTGCCGAGCGATGCGGCGAGGCGGCCGAGGCAATGGCCCGCGCGGCGCGGCTGGCCCCGACCGACCGGCGGATCGCGCAAGGGTTGGCACAATGCCGGCTCGAGGCGGGGCTGGAGGCGACACCGGCCTTTGCGGCGGCACTTCGGCTGGGGCCCGACGACCTCGCCATCGCGCAAGGCGCGATCGCCGCCATTGCCGCCGAACAGGGCCCGGGGCCGGCGCTCGAAGCGCTCGAACCCTGGCTCGCCCGTTTTCCCGACTGGCTGGCCGGCCACTGGCTCGCCAGCCGCCTCGGCGCCGCAGCGGGAAGCGACGCGCCGGTCGACCACAGCATTGCCGCCGAACTCGCGCGCCGACCGGAGGCGCGGCACCTGTGGCAGCACCGCCTGTTCACCCTGATGCACAGCCGCCACTGGAGCGAGGCCGCCGCCGTGGTCCGCGAGGCACGCGCCCGCTTCCCCGCCGACTTGGCCTTCGCCTGGGACGAAGCGGCCATCGCGACCGAGCTTGGCGAAGTGGCGCGCGCCGAAGCCCTCTATGCCGCGCTCGGCCCCCTGCCCGACCTCGGCCACGCCATCTTCCGCTGCCGGCACTGGCTGCGGCAGGGCCGGCCCGAACTGGTGGCGGCGCTCCACGGCCACCTCCCCTCGCCCGCCGGGACCGAAGCCCTCTATCCCTATTTCTCCATCGCCTGGCGGTTACTCGGAGATCCCCGGAGCGCCTGGCTCGAGGCCCCCGCTTTGGTCGGGATCTATGATCTCGAGGACGAGTTGCCGCCGCTCGGCGAGCTCGCCGAGACCCTGCGCGGGCTCCACAATCAGGTCCGCCAGCCGCTCGACCAGTCGGTCCGGCAGGGGACCCAGACCGA
This region includes:
- a CDS encoding putative 2OG-Fe(II) oxygenase; this translates as MTADRGLALIEAGREEEAILLLRDALTHAPDDARLRQVLGLALRAAERCGEAAEAMARAARLAPTDRRIAQGLAQCRLEAGLEATPAFAAALRLGPDDLAIAQGAIAAIAAEQGPGPALEALEPWLARFPDWLAGHWLASRLGAAAGSDAPVDHSIAAELARRPEARHLWQHRLFTLMHSRHWSEAAAVVREARARFPADLAFAWDEAAIATELGEVARAEALYAALGPLPDLGHAIFRCRHWLRQGRPELVAALHGHLPSPAGTEALYPYFSIAWRLLGDPRSAWLEAPALVGIYDLEDELPPLGELAETLRGLHNQVRQPLDQSVRQGTQTDGHLLLRADPRVQALRSVLAEAVARHVAALPPRDPAHPLLRHRRDAPVRFAGSWSVRLTAGGHHENHVHPEGWFSSALYVALPEAMGGDGKAGWLTLGAPQESLGLDLAPLDMVEPMPGRLVLFPSTMWHGTVPFTDGERLTVAFDVKMPPA